The following proteins are encoded in a genomic region of Ctenopharyngodon idella isolate HZGC_01 chromosome 12, HZGC01, whole genome shotgun sequence:
- the hbbe3 gene encoding hemoglobin beta embryonic-3, translating into MVQWTAEERAAIQGVFATLDYESVGRESLARCLVVYPWTQRYFGGFGNLYNAEAIMANPNVAAHGTVVLRGLEKALKNMDDIKNTYTTLSELHSEKLQVDPGNFQLLADCLTVVVAKHMRTEFTPDIQAAWQKFLSVVISALRRQYH; encoded by the exons ATGGTTCAGTGGACAGCCGAGGAACGCGCTGCGATACAGGGTGTATTCGCGACACTCGACTACGAGTCGGTGGGCCGCGAGAGCTTGGCGAG ATGCTTGGTGGTGTACCCTTGGACTCAGCGGTACTTTGGTGGGTTTGGAAACCTGTATAATGCTGAGGCAATCATGGCTAATCCAAACGTCGCGGCGCACGGGACTGTAGTGCTTCGAGGACTGGAGAAAGCTCTCAAAAACATGGATGATATCAAGAACACCTACACTACCCTTAGCGAGCTTCACTCAGAGAAACTGCAGGTCGACCCAGGCAATTTCCAG CTCTTAGCTGACTGCCTGACCGTGGTGGTTGCTAAACACATGAGGACTGAATTCACCCCAGACATCCAAGCTGCTTGGCAGAAGTTCCTGTCTGTTGTTATATCAGCCCTAAGAAGGCAGTATCATTAG
- the LOC127523655 gene encoding hemoglobin subunit alpha-like translates to MSLSAKDKATVKALWAKISPKAEDIGNEALSRMLLVYPQTKTYFSHWSDLTPGSAPVRKHGKKVIGGLGLAIEKIDDLFGGLLTLSELHAFQLRVDPANFKILSHNILVVLSMLFPDDFTPEAHLAMDKFLAGVALALSDKYR, encoded by the exons ATGAGTCTCTCTGCTAAGGACAAAGCCACTGTGAAGGCCCTCTGGGCAAAGATCTCCCCAAAGGCTGAGGACATCGGTAATGAGGCGTTGTCCAG AATGCTTTTGGTCTACCCTCAGACCAAGACCTACTTCTCTCACTGGAGCGACCTGACCCCCGGCTCTGCTCCTGTGAGGAAGCATGGAAAGAAGGTCATCGGTGGACTCGGTTTGGCTATTGAAAAGATCGACGACCTTTTCGGCGGTCTGCTCACTCTTAGCGAGCTGCATGCCTTTCAGCTGAGAGTCGATCCTGCTAACTTCAAG ATCCTGTCCCACAACATTCTTGTGGTGTTGTCCATGCTCTTCCCTGATGACTTCACACCTGAAGCCCACCTGGCCATGGACAAGTTCCTTGCAGGAGTGGCCCTGGCTTTGTCTGACAAATATCGTTAA
- the hbbe2 gene encoding hemoglobin beta embryonic-2 produces the protein MVVWTDQERAYIQDIFSKLNYEEAGPKALQRVLIVYPWTQRYFGGFGNLYNAEAIMSNPMVAAHGTVVLHGLDKAMKNMDDIKNAYADLSVLHSEKLHVDPDNFRLLADCLTIVIAATMGTSFTADVQAAWQKFLAVVVSALHRQYH, from the exons ATGGTTGTGTGGACCGACCAGGAGCGTGCCTATATCCAGGACATTTTCAGCAAGCTTAATTATGAGGAAGCTGGCCCCAAAGCCTTGCAGAG GGTCTTGATTGTGTATCCCTGGACTCAGCGGTACTTCGGAGGTTTTGGAAACCTGTACAATGCAGAGGCCATTATGTCCAATCCAATGGTCGCAGCCCACGGAACCGTTGTGCTCCACGGGCTTGACAAAGCCATGAAGAACATGGATGATATAAAGAACGCATACGCCGATCTGAGCGTGCTGCACTCTGAGAAACTGCACGTGGATCCTGACAACTTCAGG CTGCTGGCCGACTGCCTGACAATCGTGATTGCAGCGACTATGGGTACCTCTTTCACCGCTGATGTGCAGGCTGCCTGGCAGAAGTTCCTCGCTGTTGTCGTCTCTGCTCTGCACAGACAGTATCATTAA